ATTTTCGCTTTTTAGTTTTGGGTTTTGCGACTACTTTTGGGTGATAATTTCAGCAAGAAGCTTCCGTGCCCTTAACAGCCTTACTTTTACGTTGTTTAGGGGTTCTTTTAATGTTTCAGAAATTTCGTTGTAACTCATTTCTTGAAAATACCGAAGATTAATTACGTCCTGATAATGCGGTTTAAGTAGTTTTATGTACTGTAAGAGTTCGGCAAGATTCTGCTCTCGAATTAACTTGTCCTCGGGAGTAGGGGTTTGGTCTGCGATGCGTTGAACATGCTCGTTAGATGCATCTGTGGTATTTGAATAAATAGAAGCGTTCTTTTTACGAGTACGATCTATCTGAATGTTTTTTGAAATAGTAACCAACCAGGTGGAAAACGTATAATTTTCGTCAAAACTTTCAATTTTATCGAAAGCTTTAGCAAAAGTTTCAATGGTGATATCCTCGGCTTCGTGTTCGTTGCGAACTCTTTTTAGCTGAAAACCATACACTTCATTCCAATAATAATCTAACAGAAATTTGAAAGCGCTCTGCTTTCCTTTTTTTGCTTTTTCTAATTGGTGAATTATTTCTTCCGGGGTTATTTCCATCGCGAGTTTTTTTCGCCGCTGTTGGAAATAAAGATACTCAATTGTGTAACAATCAAAAACAATTCATAAAAAGGAATCAACAAAATTAAATCCTGTTCTCTTAATTTTTTTGCTGCCTTTCCAATAATGATGTATTGAACTAGCAACCGAAAAATCAAAATTCCAAGTCCAAAAACCCAAAATTGGGTAAGCAGTATAGCTATGGCTAATGCCCAAAATAATAAATTGCAGCAAAAATAAACAGCTAACAAAAAGCGGTGTTTTGGTTTATATAGTTTTGCGGTAGAATAATGTCTCTTTTTTTGTGTGGTCCATTTCTTCTTTTTCTTCTTCGGAATAGAATATGTAAAAGCTTCTGGCTCGGTGCAAAGTGCAACATTTTTCGCTGTTGCTGCTTCATTCACAAAAAGGTCGTCATCGCCTGAAGGAATTTTTATATGGCTCATAAAACCTTTGGTGTCATAATACAGATCGCTTGTATAGGCCAGATTTCTGCCTACGCCCATATAAGGATTTCCAGCCTTTGCATACGAAAAATATTGCACCGCTGTCATCAGGGTTTCAAATCGAATAATTTTGTTTAAAAAGCCCGGTTGCTTTTCATAGGCGCCATAGCCCAGTACCAA
This region of Aequorivita marisscotiae genomic DNA includes:
- a CDS encoding glycosyltransferase, whose amino-acid sequence is MVLLYVFGAVALINCAYYFLFSKFSFLKTSPKTVSEHPPVSLIICAKNEAENLRKHIPLWQQQDYPNFDIILINDASIDESLDVMEAFAENDNRIQIVNVKNNEAFWASKKYALTLGIKRSKNNRLVFSDADCYPASNSWLTIMASKFSDKKQLVLGYGAYEKQPGFLNKIIRFETLMTAVQYFSYAKAGNPYMGVGRNLAYTSDLYYDTKGFMSHIKIPSGDDDLFVNEAATAKNVALCTEPEAFTYSIPKKKKKKWTTQKKRHYSTAKLYKPKHRFLLAVYFCCNLLFWALAIAILLTQFWVFGLGILIFRLLVQYIIIGKAAKKLREQDLILLIPFYELFLIVTQLSIFISNSGEKNSRWK
- a CDS encoding RNA polymerase sigma factor, with amino-acid sequence MEITPEEIIHQLEKAKKGKQSAFKFLLDYYWNEVYGFQLKRVRNEHEAEDITIETFAKAFDKIESFDENYTFSTWLVTISKNIQIDRTRKKNASIYSNTTDASNEHVQRIADQTPTPEDKLIREQNLAELLQYIKLLKPHYQDVINLRYFQEMSYNEISETLKEPLNNVKVRLLRARKLLAEIITQK